Proteins co-encoded in one Sporosarcina sp. FSL K6-1522 genomic window:
- a CDS encoding ACT domain-containing protein, whose protein sequence is MKQLGEGQFYLVREDVLTESMQKMLEAKRLLTSGEESTIQDATKRVGLSRSAFYKYRDTVFPFESIARERILTIFIQLEDRKGSLATLLQIISESKCNVLTIHQTIPVQARANITLSLDVTEMHIKLEEFLQRLKAPDFVDSVNLISSGAL, encoded by the coding sequence ATGAAGCAATTAGGGGAAGGGCAGTTTTATCTTGTTCGGGAAGATGTGTTGACCGAATCGATGCAAAAAATGTTAGAAGCGAAAAGGCTGTTGACTAGCGGAGAAGAATCCACAATTCAGGATGCTACGAAAAGAGTGGGGTTGTCGCGGAGTGCATTTTATAAATACCGCGACACCGTTTTTCCATTTGAGTCGATTGCACGAGAGCGTATTTTGACGATTTTCATCCAACTGGAGGATCGAAAAGGATCACTTGCGACATTGTTACAAATCATATCTGAGTCAAAATGCAATGTCCTGACAATTCACCAAACGATACCTGTCCAAGCTCGTGCGAATATTACGCTCTCGCTCGATGTGACAGAAATGCACATCAAACTAGAAGAGTTTTTACAACGGCTAAAAGCGCCTGACTTTGTCGACTCGGTCAATTTAATCAGTTCGGGTGCACTTTGA
- the pheA gene encoding prephenate dehydratase, which translates to MTDEKFTPSVAYLGPEASFTHIAASTLFGTAGLVPYQTIPDCIEAVTAGHVAYAIVPLENALEGSVPMTVDYLFHGSELFINAEISTPIEQHLMVNQQQAQFVDDIESVHSHPHALAQCHKYLQYRFRRIPLHQTTSTAAAAKYVSENPDVKIAAIGNRLAAEKYGLHIAEENIHDFHFNHTRFVVLSLRKEVLPTTSDAGKLKTTLMVKLPKDDRPGVLHQVLSVFSWRRLNLSKIESRPLKTGLGNYFFIVDVLEDEGHPMMVGAMEELAALGCSVRSFGSYYTYEEMPSRYVK; encoded by the coding sequence ATGACAGATGAAAAATTTACGCCATCGGTCGCTTATTTAGGACCTGAAGCGTCATTCACGCATATTGCAGCAAGTACTCTTTTTGGGACGGCGGGATTAGTTCCCTATCAAACGATACCCGATTGTATTGAGGCGGTCACGGCGGGGCATGTTGCTTACGCAATTGTACCGCTGGAGAATGCTTTGGAAGGCTCTGTACCGATGACGGTAGACTATTTATTCCACGGTAGTGAATTGTTTATCAATGCAGAAATTTCCACGCCGATTGAACAGCATTTGATGGTGAATCAACAGCAGGCTCAATTTGTCGATGACATTGAGTCTGTGCATTCGCATCCACATGCACTTGCACAATGCCATAAGTATTTGCAATACCGTTTTCGTCGCATTCCGTTGCATCAGACGACATCGACAGCAGCGGCAGCCAAATATGTTTCTGAAAATCCGGATGTTAAAATCGCGGCGATTGGCAACAGGTTGGCGGCTGAAAAGTACGGATTACATATCGCTGAAGAGAATATTCATGACTTTCATTTCAATCATACGCGATTCGTTGTCTTGTCATTGCGGAAAGAAGTGTTACCGACTACGAGCGATGCGGGTAAACTGAAAACGACTTTAATGGTGAAACTGCCAAAGGATGATCGCCCGGGGGTGCTTCATCAAGTGCTGTCTGTTTTCTCTTGGCGCAGACTCAATTTGAGCAAAATTGAATCAAGACCATTAAAAACAGGTCTTGGCAATTATTTTTTCATTGTCGATGTGCTGGAGGATGAAGGGCATCCGATGATGGTAGGTGCGATGGAAGAACTTGCTGCTCTCGGTTGTTCTGTCCGCTCCTTTGGTTCTTATTATACGTATGAAGAAATGCCGTCACGCTATGTTAAATGA
- a CDS encoding LysM peptidoglycan-binding domain-containing protein — MEVHIVVKGDTLWKIARQYGIPFEELKRVNAHLANPDYIVPGMKIFLPKKTHGGEHKGSKGEHIKHPEKGKVPVKPTPPSHEKVPPQPAPQTKPKPKPQPHPAPQPAPKPTPKPHPAPQPKPTPKPHPTPVPIPVPPPSPPAQPAPMPPAQTFPTMPYVQPIFGIPCGWMPIYDADCHPFVHSGQIQAMPQAPEQQRPPAPMPPPAPSKPLEQRPVQMPMFEEECEESPIFHSQGPPTMQLPSQMPSGWELLESPDLLCDEESPEFDMSLSAPCPPGPGYVPQPVSPMWGAMPGQHALPQSFIQQGCGCGGHHAMMIPMYYGQPCSCNSGMMPYPMMPMPMPYQGSTMYGAY, encoded by the coding sequence GTGGAAGTCCACATTGTTGTAAAAGGGGATACGCTGTGGAAGATTGCGCGGCAATATGGCATCCCGTTCGAAGAATTGAAGCGGGTGAATGCGCATCTTGCCAATCCTGATTATATTGTGCCGGGGATGAAAATATTTTTGCCGAAAAAGACACACGGGGGAGAGCATAAAGGTTCGAAAGGGGAACATATAAAGCATCCTGAGAAGGGGAAGGTACCTGTGAAACCAACTCCGCCTTCACATGAGAAAGTACCTCCACAACCAGCACCACAAACGAAACCGAAGCCAAAGCCGCAGCCACACCCGGCGCCGCAGCCTGCTCCGAAGCCGACGCCGAAACCACACCCAGCGCCACAGCCGAAACCAACGCCGAAGCCACACCCAACACCTGTGCCAATACCAGTTCCGCCGCCGTCACCACCAGCACAGCCCGCTCCGATGCCACCGGCGCAGACGTTTCCAACAATGCCATACGTTCAACCAATCTTTGGCATTCCATGTGGTTGGATGCCGATTTATGATGCCGACTGTCATCCATTTGTGCATTCCGGACAAATACAGGCGATGCCACAAGCACCTGAACAGCAACGTCCACCTGCTCCGATGCCACCACCAGCACCTTCGAAGCCTTTAGAGCAACGCCCAGTGCAGATGCCTATGTTTGAAGAAGAATGTGAAGAATCACCGATTTTCCATAGCCAAGGACCGCCGACGATGCAATTACCAAGTCAAATGCCGAGTGGTTGGGAATTACTTGAATCTCCTGACCTTCTGTGTGATGAAGAATCGCCAGAATTTGATATGTCGCTGTCTGCTCCATGTCCACCAGGCCCTGGTTATGTACCACAACCTGTCTCACCGATGTGGGGGGCTATGCCTGGGCAGCACGCGTTGCCGCAGTCCTTTATTCAACAGGGGTGTGGCTGCGGAGGACATCATGCCATGATGATACCGATGTATTATGGGCAGCCGTGTTCATGTAATTCGGGAATGATGCCTTATCCGATGATGCCAATGCCGATGCCGTATCAAGGCTCTACTATGTACGGAGCGTACTGA
- a CDS encoding phosphotransferase, which translates to MPGGNLEKIKDNVWKREQDGKRFSVKRYQSMSTIVKVREVHDLLKGASFSNIVPVVADDNPLLFVQPWLDGARAANFKKRVDRTDSLAVLHALHETAEQIDWHASPYLHPYPLIAKWENRIVRFREIRGMCEAYIGKGRVDEILFFARNALALVKKNYRTDKDCTLLHGDVVHHNMLRDEGGIIRLIDFDLACVGPAGTEIALWMHRVLPQIGYDVEFLFDEQPSLQKLDRTSKTLLLYPNELLREWLYLFTLSPASRERHAKQLIPFTESALSHWPKLWYDVERINI; encoded by the coding sequence GTGCCGGGGGGGAATCTTGAAAAAATTAAAGACAATGTTTGGAAAAGGGAGCAGGATGGTAAGCGTTTTTCCGTAAAACGTTATCAATCCATGTCTACCATAGTGAAAGTGCGTGAAGTGCATGACTTGCTAAAAGGAGCGTCCTTTTCGAATATTGTCCCAGTTGTAGCTGACGATAATCCATTGCTGTTCGTCCAGCCGTGGCTAGATGGGGCGAGGGCAGCTAATTTTAAAAAGCGAGTAGATCGGACGGACTCGCTTGCGGTACTCCATGCGCTTCATGAAACAGCCGAACAAATCGACTGGCACGCCTCTCCTTATTTGCATCCGTACCCGCTTATTGCGAAATGGGAAAATCGGATTGTTCGTTTCCGTGAAATTCGCGGAATGTGCGAGGCGTATATCGGAAAAGGCCGTGTCGATGAAATTTTGTTTTTTGCACGTAATGCATTGGCGCTTGTCAAAAAAAATTATCGGACCGATAAAGATTGCACACTGCTTCATGGCGATGTTGTCCATCATAATATGTTGCGTGACGAAGGTGGCATTATTCGTTTGATAGATTTTGACCTCGCTTGTGTAGGTCCAGCTGGTACTGAAATCGCACTATGGATGCATCGGGTGTTGCCACAAATCGGGTATGATGTTGAGTTTCTTTTTGATGAACAGCCTTCGTTGCAAAAGCTGGATCGTACTTCAAAGACACTGCTTCTTTACCCAAATGAATTGCTCCGGGAATGGCTCTATTTGTTTACGCTGTCTCCCGCTTCTAGGGAGAGGCATGCGAAACAACTAATCCCCTTTACAGAATCCGCACTCTCACATTGGCCGAAATTATGGTATGATGTAGAGCGGATAAACATATAG
- a CDS encoding YebC/PmpR family DNA-binding transcriptional regulator: MAGHSKWKNIQNRKGAQDAKRGKIFQKMSKEIYVAAKSGGPDVESNAALRLAIEKSKSVNVPNDVIKRAIDKATGTGADENYEEVIYEGYGPGGVAVLVYCLTENRNRTAPNVRVAFNKNGGSLGESGSVGYMFDRKGRLFIERTESTDEDIVMMAALEAGADDIESTEEGFEIVTQPSDFLAVKESLEAEGVEFISAEIEMIPSMYTELSAEQEEQFEKMLEALEDDDDVQDIYHNAAE, translated from the coding sequence ATGGCAGGCCATTCCAAGTGGAAGAATATACAAAACCGTAAAGGTGCTCAAGATGCGAAACGCGGGAAGATTTTTCAGAAGATGTCTAAAGAAATCTACGTTGCTGCAAAATCAGGCGGCCCTGACGTTGAATCGAATGCCGCACTTCGTCTTGCAATTGAAAAGTCGAAGAGTGTCAACGTTCCGAATGATGTCATTAAACGTGCAATCGATAAGGCGACAGGTACAGGGGCAGACGAAAACTATGAAGAAGTCATTTATGAAGGTTATGGCCCGGGTGGTGTCGCTGTACTCGTGTATTGTTTGACAGAAAATCGAAATCGAACAGCCCCGAATGTACGTGTCGCGTTTAATAAAAACGGCGGCAGTCTTGGAGAAAGTGGTTCGGTTGGATACATGTTCGACCGCAAAGGGCGTCTTTTCATCGAAAGGACAGAGAGCACGGACGAAGACATTGTGATGATGGCAGCACTTGAAGCAGGTGCAGATGACATTGAGTCTACAGAAGAAGGATTTGAAATTGTGACACAGCCGTCTGATTTTCTAGCAGTGAAAGAATCGCTTGAAGCAGAAGGTGTGGAATTCATTTCAGCGGAAATTGAGATGATTCCATCCATGTACACGGAGCTATCTGCGGAGCAGGAAGAGCAGTTTGAAAAAATGCTCGAAGCGCTTGAAGATGACGATGACGTGCAAGATATTTATCATAATGCGGCAGAGTAA
- a CDS encoding HAMP domain-containing sensor histidine kinase, translating to MIETLLLNVLFLLFPVLIAVIFFENRLTNIDKYILITLASIALIFCMAFPFALEIGFIFDLRYIPFVIVALYGGYKMVFPLYIVLNGYRMLIGGEGIYQSLLFSTIIFIVVPLLSKKFMQQDAKGRVVYAMAVTFSTMAFYFFVLSFNYEQLMSDFWGLMTYALVIHMIVVALIMSLIEKVISNVKTREMYLRAERLKDISDLTASIAHEIRNPLTVTNGFLQLLSGSKTITPEEKQYLTFSLKELGRAEQIVSDFLAFSKPQSANMVYANLKDEIEYVENILSPYAKLNKVMIQVRFSNKSKLHYDKNQMTQCFINLFKNGIEAMREHGGTLLIDVSEQKKEIVIRIQDNGQGMTYEEVRQLGKPYYSTKKEGTGLGMLMVYSTIRNVKGKMTVDSELGKGTTFLISIPTERKHRQN from the coding sequence TTGATTGAAACATTATTATTAAATGTATTGTTTTTGCTTTTCCCTGTACTAATAGCCGTTATTTTCTTTGAAAATCGATTAACAAATATTGATAAATATATATTAATTACCTTGGCATCTATTGCACTCATTTTTTGTATGGCTTTCCCATTTGCATTGGAAATAGGGTTTATATTTGATTTGCGGTATATCCCATTTGTGATTGTGGCGCTTTATGGTGGATATAAAATGGTTTTCCCTCTGTACATCGTGTTAAATGGTTATCGGATGTTGATTGGAGGGGAGGGAATCTATCAATCCCTTCTTTTCTCGACAATTATTTTTATAGTTGTTCCGCTATTGAGTAAAAAGTTTATGCAGCAAGACGCAAAGGGGAGAGTCGTCTATGCGATGGCTGTTACTTTTTCGACGATGGCCTTTTATTTTTTCGTTTTGAGCTTTAATTATGAACAATTAATGAGTGATTTTTGGGGACTCATGACCTATGCTCTTGTCATTCATATGATTGTCGTTGCGCTCATTATGTCTTTAATTGAGAAAGTGATTTCTAATGTCAAAACGCGTGAAATGTATTTGCGCGCTGAAAGATTAAAAGATATTAGTGATCTTACCGCGAGCATTGCGCATGAAATCCGCAATCCACTAACGGTTACGAACGGCTTTCTGCAGCTACTAAGCGGTTCAAAGACGATTACGCCTGAGGAAAAGCAGTATTTGACCTTTTCCTTGAAAGAACTTGGACGAGCAGAACAGATTGTCAGTGACTTTCTTGCGTTTTCAAAACCGCAGTCGGCAAACATGGTATATGCGAATTTAAAAGATGAAATTGAGTACGTAGAAAATATTTTAAGCCCTTATGCAAAGCTGAATAAAGTAATGATTCAAGTTCGTTTTTCCAATAAATCAAAGCTCCATTATGATAAAAATCAAATGACTCAGTGTTTTATCAATCTTTTTAAAAATGGTATTGAAGCCATGAGAGAGCATGGTGGAACGTTGCTGATTGATGTGTCAGAGCAAAAGAAGGAGATTGTCATTCGAATTCAGGATAATGGCCAGGGGATGACTTACGAAGAAGTTAGACAACTTGGGAAACCGTATTACTCCACTAAAAAAGAGGGAACCGGTTTGGGCATGCTGATGGTATATAGCACAATTCGCAATGTTAAAGGGAAAATGACGGTGGACAGCGAACTAGGTAAAGGAACGACTTTTCTAATTTCGATCCCAACAGAAAGAAAACACCGACAAAATTGA
- the ruvA gene encoding Holliday junction branch migration protein RuvA, translating to MYDYIKGHVTRVTPEYITLEQGGVGWLIMTPNPYAFHKTDDVQQVFTYLHVREDIQLLLGFKTLEQRELFKKLITVSGIGPKGALAILASGIPSQVIGAIEREDETFLVQFPGVGKKTARQMILDLKGKLHDLFSEIDVEDEDVTLLTMAENGALDEAILALEALGYSQRELTKVKPKLEKEEHDTEGYMKLALRLLLKQQ from the coding sequence ATGTACGATTATATAAAAGGGCATGTCACGCGTGTGACGCCAGAATACATAACGCTTGAACAAGGCGGGGTTGGTTGGCTCATTATGACGCCAAATCCGTATGCCTTTCATAAGACGGATGACGTGCAGCAAGTATTCACCTATTTGCATGTGCGTGAAGATATTCAGTTGTTACTCGGTTTTAAGACATTAGAGCAACGTGAGCTGTTTAAAAAGCTCATTACGGTTTCGGGCATCGGTCCGAAAGGCGCTTTGGCGATTTTAGCGAGTGGCATTCCTTCCCAAGTGATTGGAGCAATCGAACGTGAGGACGAGACGTTTCTTGTCCAATTTCCGGGCGTTGGTAAAAAGACGGCACGGCAGATGATTTTGGATTTGAAAGGTAAGCTACATGATCTCTTTAGTGAAATTGATGTGGAAGACGAAGATGTCACATTGTTGACGATGGCGGAGAATGGCGCATTGGATGAAGCCATTTTAGCATTGGAAGCGCTTGGCTATTCACAGCGTGAATTGACGAAAGTGAAACCGAAGTTGGAAAAAGAAGAGCATGATACAGAAGGTTATATGAAATTGGCTTTGCGTTTATTATTAAAGCAACAATGA
- the ruvB gene encoding Holliday junction branch migration DNA helicase RuvB: MEERVISGEVSNFDERFEQSLRPQFLSQYIGQEKVKDNLGVFIEAAKGRSESLDHVLLYGPPGLGKTTLATVIANEMDVNVRMTSGPAIERPGDLAAVVSSLEPGDVLFIDEIHRLNRAIEEVLYPAMEDFCLDIVVGKGPAARSIRLDLPPFTLIGATTRAGALSAPLRDRFGVPLRLEYYEVGPLKEIVVRSAGLFDVTIDEQAAFEIARRSRGTPRIANRLLRRVRDFAQVRGNGSVTLEIAQEALEMLQVDSHGLDHIDHKLLTGMIERFQGGPVGIDTISASIGEESVTIEDVYEPYLLQIGFIQRTPRGRVATHLAYDHFGYAVPEQNN, translated from the coding sequence ATGGAGGAACGAGTCATATCAGGAGAAGTATCGAATTTTGATGAGCGTTTTGAGCAGTCGTTGAGACCTCAGTTTCTGAGCCAGTATATCGGGCAGGAAAAAGTAAAGGATAACCTAGGGGTTTTCATCGAAGCGGCGAAGGGACGCAGTGAAAGTTTGGATCATGTCTTACTGTATGGGCCTCCGGGTCTTGGTAAGACGACGCTCGCAACGGTTATAGCCAATGAAATGGATGTTAACGTCCGGATGACGAGCGGTCCAGCAATCGAGCGGCCAGGAGATCTTGCCGCGGTTGTTTCTTCGTTGGAGCCAGGCGATGTGTTATTTATTGACGAAATCCACAGACTCAATCGGGCAATTGAAGAAGTGTTGTATCCGGCGATGGAAGATTTTTGTTTGGACATTGTCGTCGGTAAAGGACCAGCAGCAAGGTCAATTCGTCTTGATTTACCGCCATTTACGCTCATCGGGGCAACAACTCGTGCAGGTGCTTTATCAGCCCCTCTGCGCGATCGATTTGGTGTGCCGCTGCGCTTAGAATATTATGAGGTTGGGCCGTTAAAAGAAATCGTTGTCCGCAGTGCTGGGCTGTTTGATGTGACGATTGATGAGCAGGCGGCTTTCGAAATCGCGCGTCGATCTCGTGGGACTCCACGTATTGCTAATCGATTGTTACGTCGCGTGCGTGATTTTGCGCAAGTAAGAGGCAATGGTAGTGTAACGTTGGAAATTGCACAAGAAGCACTGGAAATGCTACAAGTCGATTCACATGGGCTGGATCATATCGATCATAAGTTGCTGACCGGCATGATTGAGCGCTTTCAAGGTGGCCCTGTTGGAATCGATACGATTTCGGCTAGTATTGGTGAGGAATCAGTAACCATTGAAGATGTCTATGAACCGTATTTACTGCAAATCGGTTTCATTCAACGGACACCGCGTGGGCGGGTTGCGACGCATTTGGCGTATGACCATTTTGGCTATGCAGTTCCAGAACAAAATAACTAG
- the queA gene encoding tRNA preQ1(34) S-adenosylmethionine ribosyltransferase-isomerase QueA, with protein MDVNDFDFDLPENLIAQTPLQDRTASRLMVLDKETGEVQHRRFPDLLDELEAGDVLVLNDTRVLPARLMGVKEDTGATIEVLLLKEMATNEWETLVKPAKRVKLGTIVTFGDGRLKAECTGILEQGGRTFKLIYDGIFYEILEALGQMPLPPYITETLDDQARYQTVFAKERGSAAAPTAGLHFTDDILEQIRAKGVDIAFITLHVGLGTFRPVSVDSIEAHTMHSEYYQVSQLTTDIINQAKARGGRVIAVGTTSARTLETIASANNGKVIATSGWTSIFIYPGYAFSLLDGLLTNFHLPKSTLIMLISALATREHVLAAYNKAVEENYRFFSFGDAMFIKPSQRKELQ; from the coding sequence ATGGATGTAAATGATTTTGATTTTGATTTACCAGAAAATCTGATAGCACAAACCCCATTGCAGGACCGTACAGCAAGTCGGCTCATGGTGCTCGATAAAGAAACGGGTGAAGTGCAGCACCGCCGCTTCCCTGATTTGCTTGATGAATTGGAAGCAGGGGATGTCCTCGTTTTGAATGACACGCGCGTGTTACCAGCACGTCTCATGGGTGTAAAAGAGGATACAGGTGCTACAATTGAAGTGCTTCTGTTGAAGGAAATGGCTACAAATGAGTGGGAAACACTTGTGAAACCAGCAAAGCGTGTCAAACTTGGAACGATTGTCACGTTTGGCGATGGGCGCCTGAAAGCGGAATGTACGGGCATATTGGAACAAGGTGGCCGCACATTCAAGTTAATCTATGATGGGATTTTTTATGAAATCTTGGAGGCGCTTGGCCAAATGCCATTGCCGCCATATATTACGGAGACGCTTGATGATCAGGCGCGCTATCAGACGGTGTTTGCAAAAGAACGTGGGTCGGCAGCAGCACCGACAGCAGGTCTCCATTTTACAGATGATATTTTAGAACAGATTCGGGCAAAAGGCGTTGATATTGCATTTATCACATTGCATGTTGGCCTTGGCACGTTTCGTCCAGTGAGCGTTGACTCGATTGAAGCGCATACGATGCATTCCGAATACTATCAGGTTTCACAGCTGACCACGGATATTATCAATCAGGCGAAAGCGCGAGGCGGCCGTGTTATAGCGGTGGGCACTACGTCTGCGCGAACATTGGAGACCATTGCATCGGCAAATAATGGTAAAGTCATCGCAACAAGTGGCTGGACCTCGATTTTCATCTACCCAGGTTATGCATTTAGCTTGCTGGATGGACTATTGACCAATTTCCATTTACCGAAATCAACGTTAATTATGCTGATTTCGGCACTTGCAACGCGCGAACATGTTCTCGCGGCATACAACAAGGCGGTTGAGGAAAACTATCGTTTCTTTAGTTTTGGAGATGCAATGTTCATCAAACCGTCACAAAGGAAGGAATTACAGTAA